In the Octopus bimaculoides isolate UCB-OBI-ISO-001 chromosome 18, ASM119413v2, whole genome shotgun sequence genome, one interval contains:
- the LOC128249947 gene encoding uncharacterized protein LOC128249947 isoform X1 — protein sequence MKISAFIFVLYFGVAFSDHWKWCEEMGRSRCPDGYLASRGSDVRCEGFFKFMKCFQWYDRKCVEYFGYHSLCLDAIDSSNQLKMSFQTVLPAAIVVTLLKEN from the exons ATGAAaatttctgcatttatttttgttctctatTTTG GGGTAGCCTTCTCCGACCATTGGAAGTGGTGTGAGGAAATGGGAAGGTCTCGTTGTCCAGATGGATATTTAGCTTCTAGAGGAAGTGACGTACGCTGTGA GGGTTTCTTCAAATTTATGAAATGCTTTCAATGGTATGACAGAAAATGTGTCGAGTACTTTGGATACCACTCTCTGTGCTTG GACGCTATAGACTCAAGTAACCAACTTAAG ATGTCCTTTCAAACAGTATTGCCTGCTGCTATTGTGGTTACATTATTAAAGGAGAACTAA
- the LOC128249947 gene encoding uncharacterized protein LOC128249947 isoform X2, with translation MGRSRCPDGYLASRGSDVRCEGFFKFMKCFQWYDRKCVEYFGYHSLCLDAIDSSNQLKMSFQTVLPAAIVVTLLKEN, from the exons ATGGGAAGGTCTCGTTGTCCAGATGGATATTTAGCTTCTAGAGGAAGTGACGTACGCTGTGA GGGTTTCTTCAAATTTATGAAATGCTTTCAATGGTATGACAGAAAATGTGTCGAGTACTTTGGATACCACTCTCTGTGCTTG GACGCTATAGACTCAAGTAACCAACTTAAG ATGTCCTTTCAAACAGTATTGCCTGCTGCTATTGTGGTTACATTATTAAAGGAGAACTAA